In Gemmobacter sp. 24YEA27, a genomic segment contains:
- a CDS encoding phosphoenolpyruvate carboxykinase: protein MNGRVNPKRTLDHQGISGAGPVHYNYREPALVEAAVARGEGHIGKGGAFLCTTGKFTGRSPKDKFVVRSASTENTIWWENNAAMTEGAWALLKADMLDHLKGREVFVQDLYAGADAAHRVDVRVVSGLAWHNLFIRHLLRRPEAAELDVFEPEWTIINLPSFKADPERHGCRTDTVIALNFDEKTVLIANTEYGGENKKSVFTILNYLLPEKGVMPMHCSANHAIGNSDDTAVFFGLSGTGKTTLSADPSRILIGDDEHGWSDTGTFNFEGGCYAKTINLSAEAEPEIYGTTHRFATVVENMVWDPETFELDFEDNSLTDNMRCAYPLDYISNASPTGLGGMPKNVVMLTCDAFGVLPPISRLTPAQAMYHFLSGFTSKTPGTERGVTEPTPTFSTCFGAPFMPRRPEVYGKLLQEKIAKHGASCWLVNTGWTGGKHGTGRRMPIRATRALLTAALDGSLARVQFRKDPNFGFEVPVDVPGVDPVLLNPRETWADKAAYDAQAQVLVGMFSKNFGQYVEHIDADVRAAAIG from the coding sequence ATGAACGGACGCGTGAACCCGAAACGCACTCTGGACCACCAGGGGATCAGCGGCGCTGGACCTGTTCATTACAACTATCGCGAACCTGCACTTGTCGAAGCCGCGGTTGCCCGCGGCGAGGGCCATATCGGCAAAGGCGGCGCTTTTCTCTGCACGACGGGGAAATTTACCGGCCGTTCGCCAAAGGATAAATTCGTGGTGCGTTCGGCTTCGACCGAAAACACCATCTGGTGGGAGAACAACGCAGCGATGACCGAGGGCGCCTGGGCTTTGCTCAAGGCCGATATGCTCGATCACCTGAAGGGGCGCGAGGTTTTCGTCCAGGATCTCTATGCCGGTGCCGATGCCGCGCACCGTGTCGATGTGCGGGTGGTCAGCGGGCTTGCCTGGCATAATCTGTTCATCCGTCACCTTCTGCGCCGCCCCGAGGCCGCTGAACTTGACGTTTTCGAACCTGAATGGACGATCATCAACCTGCCGTCCTTCAAGGCCGACCCCGAGCGGCACGGCTGCCGCACCGATACCGTCATCGCGCTGAATTTTGACGAAAAGACCGTGCTCATCGCCAATACCGAATATGGTGGCGAGAACAAGAAATCGGTCTTCACCATCCTGAACTACCTGCTGCCCGAAAAGGGCGTGATGCCAATGCATTGCTCGGCCAATCACGCGATCGGCAATTCGGATGACACGGCCGTCTTCTTCGGCCTGTCGGGCACCGGTAAGACCACGCTTTCCGCCGATCCCTCGCGCATCCTGATCGGCGATGATGAACATGGCTGGTCGGATACGGGCACCTTCAACTTTGAAGGCGGCTGCTATGCCAAGACGATCAATCTCTCGGCCGAAGCCGAGCCGGAGATCTATGGTACCACCCATCGTTTCGCGACCGTAGTCGAAAACATGGTCTGGGATCCCGAGACGTTCGAGCTTGATTTCGAAGACAATTCGCTCACCGACAACATGCGCTGCGCCTATCCGCTGGATTACATTTCCAACGCATCGCCCACCGGTCTGGGTGGGATGCCGAAGAATGTGGTGATGCTGACCTGCGACGCTTTCGGGGTGCTGCCACCGATCTCGCGGCTGACGCCGGCCCAGGCGATGTATCACTTCCTCTCGGGCTTCACGTCGAAAACCCCGGGAACCGAGCGCGGCGTGACCGAGCCGACGCCGACCTTCTCGACCTGTTTCGGCGCGCCCTTCATGCCGCGGCGGCCCGAGGTATATGGCAAGCTTTTGCAGGAGAAGATCGCAAAGCACGGCGCCTCCTGCTGGCTGGTGAATACCGGCTGGACCGGCGGCAAGCACGGCACCGGACGTCGGATGCCCATCAGGGCGACCCGTGCGCTGCTGACGGCGGCACTGGATGGCTCGCTTGCCCGCGTGCAGTTCCGCAAAGATCCGAATTTCGGCTTTGAGGTTCCGGTCGATGTGCCCGGCGTGGATCCGGTGCTGCTGAACCCGCGCGAGACCTGGGCCGACAAGGCCGCCTATGACGCACAGGCTCAGGTTCTGGTCGGCATGTTCTCGAAAAACTTCGGACAATATGTCGAACATATCGACGCCGATGTCCGCGCCGCCGCTATTGGCTGA
- a CDS encoding 5-guanidino-2-oxopentanoate decarboxylase produces MTANISTGVYLTHLLRSYGVEVVFGIPGVHTVELYRGLAGSGVRHVTPRHEQGAGFMADGYARASGKPGVCFIITGPGMTNIVTAMGQAYGDSIPMLVISTVNAHGRMGSGEGWLHELPNQQALVSGVAAFSRTVNRPEELAGALAQAFAVFYGARPRPVHIELPINVMLADAGHLPLPKPMMLSLPAPAPAALREAIQALEGAERPVILAGGGAQRAEVGRLAELFDAPLVMTTNARGLLPPDHPLAVPVSASVASSRALIAGADVVLAIGTELGLTDYDMYEDGGFALPGTLIRVDLDPVHMARGITPSLAITSDAAEFVAAVLADPPPAAKKDGAARAAEARKGRAGLSEAYLRDLALLDIVRDTLPGVRMVGDSTQLTYAGNMAYEAASPGTWFNSATGYGTLGYGLPAAIGAKLADDRPVVGISGDGGLQFSLSELASATEAEVPVILLVHDNSGYGEIKSYMVAKNIPTLGVDIYTPDLAAIAAASGWHVERVTELETLPGFLREGAARKGPTMLIFGDDLRAQVSL; encoded by the coding sequence GTGACTGCGAATATCTCAACCGGGGTTTATCTGACCCATCTTCTGCGCAGCTATGGCGTGGAGGTGGTGTTCGGCATCCCCGGCGTTCACACGGTAGAGCTGTATCGCGGCCTCGCCGGTTCCGGCGTGCGCCATGTGACGCCGCGCCATGAGCAGGGCGCGGGTTTTATGGCCGATGGATATGCGCGTGCCAGCGGCAAGCCCGGTGTTTGTTTCATCATCACTGGCCCCGGTATGACCAATATCGTGACCGCGATGGGCCAGGCCTATGGTGATTCGATCCCGATGCTGGTGATTTCGACCGTCAATGCGCATGGGCGGATGGGGTCGGGCGAGGGCTGGCTGCATGAGCTGCCCAATCAGCAGGCGCTGGTTTCGGGCGTGGCGGCGTTCTCGCGCACCGTGAACCGGCCCGAGGAACTGGCGGGCGCGCTGGCCCAGGCCTTTGCGGTGTTTTACGGCGCGCGCCCGCGCCCGGTGCATATTGAACTGCCGATCAATGTGATGCTCGCGGATGCCGGTCATCTGCCATTGCCAAAGCCAATGATGCTGTCGCTGCCCGCGCCCGCGCCCGCGGCCCTGCGCGAGGCGATCCAGGCGCTGGAAGGCGCAGAACGTCCGGTGATCCTCGCCGGTGGCGGGGCGCAACGGGCCGAGGTCGGACGGCTGGCCGAGCTGTTCGACGCGCCGCTGGTGATGACGACCAATGCAAGGGGGCTGCTGCCGCCGGATCATCCGCTGGCGGTGCCTGTCTCGGCCTCGGTCGCGAGCTCGCGCGCGCTGATTGCGGGCGCAGATGTCGTTCTGGCGATCGGGACCGAACTGGGTCTGACAGATTACGACATGTATGAGGATGGCGGCTTCGCACTGCCGGGCACCCTGATCCGTGTCGATCTTGACCCGGTGCATATGGCGCGCGGGATCACCCCTTCGCTCGCGATCACTTCGGATGCGGCGGAATTTGTGGCGGCGGTGCTGGCCGACCCGCCCCCTGCGGCAAAGAAGGATGGTGCGGCGCGGGCCGCAGAGGCGCGCAAGGGGCGTGCCGGTCTGTCGGAGGCTTATCTTCGCGACCTGGCGCTGCTCGATATCGTGCGCGATACGCTGCCAGGTGTGCGGATGGTGGGCGATTCCACACAGCTGACCTATGCCGGAAATATGGCATATGAGGCGGCCTCGCCCGGTACCTGGTTCAATTCGGCTACGGGCTACGGCACTTTGGGCTATGGCCTGCCAGCGGCGATTGGCGCGAAGCTCGCGGATGACCGCCCGGTGGTGGGGATCTCGGGCGATGGCGGGCTGCAATTCTCGCTCTCGGAACTGGCCTCGGCCACCGAGGCCGAAGTGCCGGTGATCCTGCTCGTCCATGACAACAGCGGTTATGGCGAGATCAAATCCTATATGGTCGCGAAGAACATCCCGACACTTGGCGTGGATATCTATACGCCCGATCTGGCGGCGATCGCGGCAGCCTCGGGCTGGCATGTCGAGCGCGTGACTGAGCTTGAGACGCTGCCGGGCTTCCTGCGCGAGGGGGCTGCCCGCAAAGGCCCGACCATGCTGATCTTCGGCGATGATCTGCGCGCCCAGGTATCACTGTAA
- a CDS encoding ABC transporter permease: MITLKPGLLATILAALVAVFLLMPLIAVVPVSFTPGRNLSMAGDEWSLRHYRALIENPVWGQGVWLSIRIGLVASLFSTALATAFALGIWMLQPRFAGLYMGIAMLPMVAPPVVSALTLYFFLTSLSQWNGVIGYDTFFGVALAHSVMVAPFAVVLITVALSQVDRRIDLAARSMGAGLMTRVFRIIMPNIRFGLIAAFFLSFVLSWEEIGVTLFITSVNAVTLPRLMWMGLRDNIDPAIAAISVVLIAIVVAVVLIKTVVQLRQGQQR, translated from the coding sequence CCTTGCGACAATCCTTGCGGCTCTGGTCGCGGTCTTCCTGCTGATGCCGCTGATTGCCGTGGTGCCGGTCAGCTTCACGCCCGGACGCAACCTGTCGATGGCCGGGGATGAATGGTCCTTGCGCCATTACCGGGCGCTGATCGAGAACCCGGTCTGGGGGCAGGGGGTCTGGCTCTCGATTCGCATCGGGCTTGTCGCGAGCCTGTTTTCCACCGCGCTCGCCACCGCTTTCGCACTTGGGATCTGGATGCTGCAGCCGCGCTTTGCCGGGCTTTACATGGGGATCGCGATGTTGCCGATGGTGGCGCCGCCGGTCGTCTCGGCGCTGACGCTTTACTTCTTCCTGACCTCGCTCAGCCAGTGGAACGGGGTCATCGGCTATGACACGTTCTTTGGCGTGGCGCTGGCGCATTCGGTCATGGTCGCGCCCTTCGCCGTCGTGCTGATCACCGTCGCGCTCAGCCAGGTTGACCGTCGCATCGACCTCGCCGCGCGCTCAATGGGGGCAGGGCTGATGACGCGGGTGTTCCGCATCATCATGCCAAATATCCGCTTTGGCCTGATTGCCGCCTTTTTCCTGAGCTTTGTGCTGTCCTGGGAGGAAATCGGCGTGACATTGTTCATCACCTCGGTCAATGCGGTGACATTGCCGCGCCTGATGTGGATGGGCTTGCGGGATAATATTGACCCGGCAATTGCCGCGATTTCGGTGGTGCTGATTGCGATTGTGGTCGCGGTCGTATTGATCAAAACCGTCGTGCAATTGCGGCAGGGCCAGCAAAGATAG